The following are encoded together in the Luoshenia tenuis genome:
- a CDS encoding DUF3343 domain-containing protein, producing the protein MIRDHYGLAAFRSRQQAIYFANQLQRAGVRASTVNTPREVSLGCGISVRFDPGQMAKAQSLLRRTNPTTLIGLYDATRDERSVALKRVSTSSF; encoded by the coding sequence ATGATTAGAGATCATTATGGCCTGGCGGCGTTCCGCTCTCGCCAGCAGGCGATCTATTTTGCCAACCAGCTCCAGCGCGCGGGGGTGCGCGCCTCTACGGTGAATACGCCCCGGGAAGTATCGCTGGGATGCGGGATATCGGTACGCTTTGACCCTGGACAGATGGCTAAGGCCCAGAGCCTGCTGCGCCGCACCAACCCGACGACCCTGATCGGCCTGTATGACGCGACCCGGGACGAGCGCAGCGTTGCGCTCAAACGGGTCAGCACCTCCAGTTTTTAG
- the obgE gene encoding GTPase ObgE, with amino-acid sequence MFVDKAKIMIQAGKGGDGAVAFHREKYVSRGGPDGGDGGNGGSIIFEAKGNMHTLLDFRYHRKFKATAGENGRGGNMSGRRGEDLVIYVPPGTVVKDEQGRIIADLFREGERRLVLRGGRGGRGNARFATPTRQAPRFAQPGEKTVEYTVTLELKTIADVGLIGFPNVGKSTILSVVSAARPKIADYHFTTLSPNLGVVKVDSHSFVMADIPGLIEGAHEGMGLGHDFLRHVERTRLLVHVIDVSGWEGRDPVEDFEKINAELTQFSDELAGRPQIAVANKSDLPDADEHFEALNAHLDPLGIPLFKLSAATHQGFEPLLREIVRQLEALPPVHNYVEQERELLPPVKRELQITPLEEFYLVEGDEVERLIGRVNFEDYDSIQYFQRQLRDMGVIDALKAAGAGEGDTIRIEEMEFDFVE; translated from the coding sequence ATGTTTGTAGATAAGGCGAAGATCATGATCCAGGCGGGTAAGGGCGGCGACGGCGCCGTGGCCTTCCACCGTGAAAAATACGTTTCCCGCGGCGGCCCGGATGGGGGCGACGGCGGGAATGGCGGCAGCATTATTTTTGAGGCGAAGGGCAATATGCATACGCTGCTGGACTTCCGCTATCACCGCAAATTCAAGGCGACCGCCGGAGAAAATGGCCGCGGCGGAAATATGAGCGGCAGGCGGGGCGAGGATCTGGTGATCTACGTGCCGCCGGGCACGGTCGTCAAGGATGAGCAGGGGCGGATCATCGCGGACCTGTTCCGCGAGGGAGAGCGGCGCTTGGTGCTGCGCGGCGGGCGCGGCGGCAGGGGCAACGCCCGGTTTGCCACCCCCACCAGGCAGGCGCCGCGCTTTGCCCAGCCGGGCGAAAAGACGGTGGAATATACCGTAACGCTGGAGCTAAAGACCATTGCGGACGTGGGGCTGATCGGCTTCCCCAACGTGGGCAAGTCCACGATACTCTCCGTGGTTTCCGCCGCGCGGCCCAAGATCGCGGATTACCACTTTACCACCCTATCCCCCAATCTAGGGGTGGTGAAGGTGGACTCCCACTCTTTTGTCATGGCAGATATCCCGGGCCTGATCGAGGGGGCGCACGAGGGCATGGGATTGGGGCACGACTTTTTGCGCCATGTGGAGCGCACGCGCCTGCTGGTGCACGTGATAGACGTGAGCGGCTGGGAGGGGCGCGACCCTGTGGAGGATTTTGAAAAGATCAATGCTGAGCTGACCCAGTTCAGCGACGAGCTGGCCGGCCGCCCGCAGATCGCCGTGGCCAACAAGAGCGACTTGCCGGACGCCGACGAGCACTTTGAAGCGCTTAATGCCCACCTCGATCCGTTGGGGATCCCGCTATTCAAGCTCTCCGCGGCGACGCACCAGGGCTTTGAACCGCTGCTGCGGGAGATCGTTCGCCAGCTGGAGGCGCTGCCGCCGGTGCATAATTATGTGGAGCAGGAGCGAGAGCTGCTGCCGCCGGTCAAGCGGGAGCTGCAGATCACCCCGCTTGAAGAGTTCTATCTGGTGGAGGGCGACGAGGTGGAGCGGCTGATCGGCCGGGTGAACTTTGAGGACTATGACTCTATCCAGTACTTCCAGCGCCAGCTGCGGGACATGGGCGTGATCGACGCGCTGAAGGCCGCAGGCGCGGGGGAAGGCGATACCATCCGCATCGAAGAGATGGAATTTGACTTTGTAGAATAA
- a CDS encoding aminotransferase class V-fold PLP-dependent enzyme, protein MIYLDYAATSFPKPDAVVRAVANTMRYCGANPGRSGHRLSIAAGSLVMQAREALAQYLNAPDPFQIIFCLNCTDALNTAIGGVLRAGDHVVTTYYEHNSVLRPLHTLEKRGQISLSLVAPREDGRIHPEDIASVLRPNTRLVVVNYVSNVTGRIQPVSQIVQLSHAHGALCLVDGAQAAGHLPLDVEQLQADLVAMPGHKGLLGPQGTGVLYVREGLMLAPVRQGGTGSESQLMLQPDDMPDRLESGTLNLPGIAGLLAGVRFLQAHADELHAQQAFHADLLASGLRDIPGIHVYTPEGLAGRAGVVAFNLGQVDSGEVADLLDRDYNIACRAGMHCAPLVHRFLGTENQGAIRLSVGWATTRQEIEQCLLAVGRIAGQLG, encoded by the coding sequence ATGATCTATCTCGACTATGCGGCCACCAGTTTTCCAAAGCCTGATGCGGTGGTACGCGCCGTGGCCAACACCATGCGCTATTGCGGCGCCAACCCCGGCCGCAGCGGCCACCGGCTCTCCATCGCCGCTGGAAGCCTGGTGATGCAGGCACGCGAGGCCCTTGCCCAATACCTCAACGCGCCCGATCCGTTCCAGATCATCTTTTGCCTGAACTGTACAGATGCGCTGAATACCGCTATCGGCGGGGTACTGCGCGCAGGGGATCACGTGGTCACCACCTATTACGAGCATAATTCCGTGCTGCGCCCGCTGCACACCCTGGAAAAACGGGGGCAGATCAGCCTAAGCCTGGTCGCGCCCCGGGAGGATGGACGCATCCATCCCGAGGACATCGCAAGTGTCCTGCGCCCCAATACCCGCCTTGTCGTGGTCAATTACGTTTCCAACGTGACCGGGCGTATTCAGCCCGTATCCCAGATCGTCCAGCTCAGCCACGCCCACGGCGCGCTCTGTCTGGTAGATGGAGCGCAGGCAGCCGGCCATCTGCCCCTTGATGTGGAACAGCTCCAGGCCGACCTTGTGGCCATGCCCGGGCATAAGGGACTACTGGGGCCTCAGGGCACAGGCGTGCTTTATGTCCGGGAGGGATTGATGCTCGCCCCCGTGCGCCAGGGCGGTACAGGCTCCGAATCACAGCTGATGCTGCAGCCAGACGATATGCCCGACCGCCTGGAATCCGGCACGCTGAATCTGCCGGGTATCGCCGGGCTGCTGGCCGGGGTACGCTTTTTGCAGGCGCATGCAGACGAGCTGCACGCCCAGCAGGCCTTCCATGCGGACCTTTTGGCCAGCGGGCTGCGGGATATCCCCGGCATCCATGTCTATACGCCGGAGGGGCTAGCCGGGCGGGCCGGCGTCGTCGCCTTTAATCTGGGCCAGGTGGATTCCGGCGAGGTGGCCGATCTGCTGGACCGGGATTACAACATCGCCTGCCGGGCGGGCATGCATTGTGCGCCGCTGGTGCACCGCTTCTTAGGCACGGAGAATCAGGGCGCCATTCGTCTGAGCGTCGGTTGGGCGACCACCCGACAGGAGATCGAGCAGTGCCTGTTGGCCGTGGGGCGGATCGCCGGGCAGCTTGGCTGA
- a CDS encoding TM1266 family iron-only hydrogenase system putative regulator encodes MEKRIGVVGIVVENREKSAGYVNEILSDYGEMIVGRMGIPYHKRGVSVISIIVEGSVDQIQEVRQKLSEVPEVTVEAALTREAFDD; translated from the coding sequence ATGGAAAAGAGAATCGGCGTGGTGGGGATCGTAGTGGAAAATCGGGAGAAAAGCGCGGGTTATGTCAACGAGATCCTGTCGGACTACGGGGAGATGATCGTGGGGCGCATGGGGATTCCCTATCATAAGCGCGGCGTTTCGGTGATCTCCATCATCGTGGAAGGCTCGGTCGATCAGATTCAGGAAGTGCGCCAGAAACTTTCTGAGGTACCGGAGGTGACCGTGGAAGCGGCGCTGACCCGAGAGGCCTTTGACGATTAA
- a CDS encoding ECF transporter S component, which yields MHQYSRADNRKKIQWVTRTALLLALALLFQSLRLIFPGIPAGVNQFLVGTLVNLCLMLAAMLAGAWSGIAISVIAPVVAFMQGGAPFIWMVPLIAAGNAALVLGTVLLGRKAAWVGVALGALAKFVILYWGIVAIGIPLFGVPKQAAALLSFSFSWPQLVTAALGGALALGIKPLLMRAVEVDK from the coding sequence ATGCACCAGTACAGCCGTGCAGATAACAGAAAGAAGATACAATGGGTAACGCGCACGGCGCTGTTGCTGGCGCTGGCGTTGCTCTTCCAAAGCCTGCGGTTGATCTTTCCAGGGATACCGGCAGGCGTCAATCAATTTTTGGTGGGGACGCTGGTCAATCTGTGTCTGATGCTGGCCGCGATGCTGGCGGGGGCCTGGTCGGGCATTGCGATTTCGGTAATCGCCCCGGTCGTGGCGTTTATGCAGGGCGGCGCGCCGTTTATCTGGATGGTGCCGCTGATCGCCGCTGGCAATGCGGCCCTGGTGCTCGGCACGGTTTTGCTGGGGCGCAAGGCGGCCTGGGTGGGCGTGGCGCTGGGGGCGTTGGCGAAATTCGTGATTCTCTACTGGGGGATCGTGGCCATAGGTATTCCCCTGTTCGGCGTGCCGAAACAGGCGGCGGCGCTTCTTTCATTTTCGTTCAGCTGGCCGCAGCTGGTAACGGCCGCACTGGGGGGCGCGCTTGCCCTGGGCATAAAGCCGCTGCTGATGCGCGCGGTGGAAGTGGACAAGTAA
- a CDS encoding PDZ domain-containing protein has translation MDNLAALQRQGMIGGMALWMALIGWIVIRNAWRRQTSLERAFLEEARMGNWRRALYQLLPGLGAGALASLLMGWLEIELDISQAMFFSAAAIILSLFRAFRYCGYLYGGALVHAMSYSGATAYQPDAVVLVCAVLCFCEGALCLATAQFNRIPVLHDAGHSRAGAGCVADINWPVPCLIGLAGGGLGPMLFITGSFYQGALTPYRERMQVRGAVQAVGGLVLLLLALWLRAQPAALYGLHVALLLLVEGAQYYTAHAPVLTEADLPPRRGLQILHTLEKGPARRMGLKTGDILLELNGRAVNSERMLEEIMAPALPVVWAKWRRGEREMEGEQRSYKDPYEDLGIIALPVQTGHFYRQEAGGGLLNAFFAWLNQRRSVKNRSKE, from the coding sequence ATGGATAATTTGGCCGCCCTGCAAAGGCAGGGGATGATCGGCGGCATGGCGCTGTGGATGGCGCTGATCGGATGGATCGTGATCCGCAACGCCTGGCGGCGGCAAACATCCTTGGAACGCGCGTTTTTAGAGGAAGCGCGCATGGGCAACTGGCGCCGGGCTTTGTACCAACTGCTGCCCGGCCTGGGTGCGGGGGCGCTGGCTTCGCTGTTGATGGGATGGCTGGAAATAGAACTCGATATTTCCCAGGCTATGTTCTTCTCGGCCGCGGCCATCATACTGTCCCTGTTTCGCGCATTTCGCTATTGCGGTTACCTCTATGGCGGGGCGCTGGTGCACGCCATGTCCTATAGCGGGGCCACGGCGTATCAGCCCGATGCAGTGGTTTTGGTATGCGCGGTCCTTTGCTTTTGTGAGGGAGCGTTGTGCCTGGCTACGGCGCAGTTTAACCGTATCCCGGTTTTGCATGATGCGGGGCACAGCCGGGCTGGCGCGGGCTGCGTAGCGGATATTAACTGGCCGGTGCCCTGCCTGATCGGGCTGGCAGGCGGCGGGCTGGGGCCGATGCTGTTTATAACCGGGAGCTTTTACCAAGGGGCGCTTACCCCATACCGGGAAAGGATGCAGGTCAGGGGAGCTGTGCAGGCGGTAGGGGGACTTGTGCTGCTGTTGTTGGCCCTGTGGCTGCGCGCACAACCGGCGGCGCTGTACGGCCTGCATGTGGCGTTACTTTTACTGGTAGAGGGTGCGCAATATTATACGGCACATGCGCCGGTGTTGACAGAGGCGGACCTGCCGCCGCGCAGAGGGCTGCAGATCCTGCACACGCTGGAAAAGGGCCCGGCGCGCCGGATGGGGCTTAAAACGGGAGACATTTTGCTGGAGTTAAACGGACGCGCTGTCAATAGCGAGCGGATGCTGGAGGAGATCATGGCGCCCGCCCTGCCGGTCGTCTGGGCAAAGTGGCGGCGCGGGGAGCGCGAAATGGAGGGCGAGCAGCGCAGCTATAAAGACCCGTATGAAGATCTGGGCATTATCGCCCTGCCGGTACAGACCGGGCATTTTTACCGCCAGGAGGCGGGCGGTGGATTGCTTAACGCGTTTTTTGCCTGGCTGAACCAGCGCAGAAGCGTAAAGAATAGATCAAAAGAATAA
- the nth gene encoding endonuclease III: MNEAQRYKAILDTLAKTYPDAKPGLHFSSPFELLIATILSAQCTDKRVNQVTQVLFRDYPDAQAIAQMPSNVLEDYIHSCGVYKNKARNILATCKILVEQYGGQVPKTMEELTKLPGVGRKTANVVMSNAFGIDAIAVDTHVFRVSNRLGLAHAANVEKTEEDLMRNIPKEQWSIAHHWIITHGRQVCSARKPKCDQCPLQAECEYYSAAQQAG; the protein is encoded by the coding sequence ATGAACGAGGCGCAGCGCTATAAAGCGATATTGGATACGCTGGCAAAGACCTATCCGGACGCCAAGCCGGGCTTGCATTTCAGCAGCCCGTTTGAACTGCTGATCGCGACGATCCTTTCGGCCCAGTGTACGGATAAAAGGGTCAATCAGGTAACACAGGTGCTGTTTCGAGATTATCCGGATGCACAGGCGATCGCGCAAATGCCATCAAACGTGCTGGAGGATTACATCCACAGCTGCGGCGTATATAAAAATAAGGCCCGCAATATCCTGGCCACCTGCAAGATTTTGGTGGAGCAGTACGGCGGACAGGTCCCTAAGACCATGGAGGAGTTGACGAAGCTGCCCGGCGTTGGCCGCAAGACCGCAAATGTGGTGATGAGCAATGCCTTCGGCATCGACGCGATAGCGGTGGATACCCATGTGTTCAGGGTCTCGAACCGGCTGGGGCTGGCCCATGCCGCCAATGTGGAAAAGACGGAGGAGGACCTGATGCGCAATATCCCCAAAGAGCAATGGTCCATCGCCCATCACTGGATCATCACCCATGGCCGGCAGGTCTGCTCGGCCCGCAAACCCAAGTGTGACCAGTGCCCGTTGCAGGCCGAGTGTGAATACTACAGCGCCGCACAACAGGCGGGTTAA
- the yhbY gene encoding ribosome assembly RNA-binding protein YhbY gives MITSKQRSALRAMANDMQPIFQLGKGGITENFIKQVDEALEARELIKITILRNSDSDARSACDELCAALGAEPVQSIGNKFVLYRASTKNPVIEL, from the coding sequence ATGATTACCAGTAAACAGCGCAGCGCTTTGCGGGCCATGGCCAACGACATGCAGCCCATTTTCCAGTTGGGCAAGGGCGGCATTACCGAGAATTTCATCAAACAGGTGGACGAGGCGCTGGAGGCCCGGGAGCTGATCAAGATCACGATCCTGCGCAATTCTGACAGTGATGCGCGTAGCGCCTGCGACGAGCTGTGTGCGGCATTGGGCGCCGAACCGGTACAATCGATCGGCAATAAATTTGTGCTTTACCGCGCCAGCACCAAAAATCCGGTGATTGAGCTTTAG